A genomic stretch from Methanomassiliicoccales archaeon includes:
- the pstA gene encoding phosphate ABC transporter permease PstA, whose protein sequence is MNRRTKERIYFLFFRVCGALVVLALVILLLYIIMGGIGSISIDFITQFPEQGMSEGGIFPAIVGTFYLCAIVLAFSVPVGVLSAIYVVEYEKNSTVKKIWRIVVHNLAGVPSIVYGLLGLGLFVMALDFGFSLIAAGLTVGLLVLPIVISAAREAILAVPESVREASLALGATKWQTIRHHVLPYAMPGILTGIILSLSRAAGETAPILMTGAAYFMRSLPDSIFSQFMALPFHLYTMATQSSDLIATRPIQYGTALILLMLVIGMNLIAILLRKKYRQKYRW, encoded by the coding sequence TTGAACAGACGGACGAAAGAAAGAATCTATTTCCTCTTTTTCAGGGTCTGTGGCGCGCTTGTTGTCCTCGCTCTCGTCATCCTGTTATTATACATCATCATGGGCGGGATTGGAAGTATCAGCATCGATTTCATTACACAGTTCCCAGAGCAGGGAATGAGTGAAGGAGGAATCTTTCCCGCCATCGTCGGAACATTTTATCTCTGTGCGATCGTTCTCGCGTTCTCTGTTCCAGTTGGAGTGCTTTCTGCAATCTATGTTGTTGAGTATGAAAAGAATTCGACAGTCAAGAAAATCTGGAGGATCGTCGTTCATAATCTTGCGGGTGTGCCTTCGATCGTCTATGGTCTGCTTGGTCTCGGGCTTTTCGTTATGGCCCTGGATTTTGGGTTCAGTCTCATCGCTGCTGGTCTCACTGTCGGCCTACTCGTGCTTCCCATTGTCATCTCAGCTGCAAGAGAGGCGATTCTTGCAGTCCCAGAATCTGTTAGGGAAGCGTCACTTGCCCTGGGCGCTACAAAATGGCAGACGATCAGACATCATGTGCTTCCGTATGCAATGCCTGGTATTCTGACGGGCATTATACTTTCGCTTTCCCGCGCTGCTGGGGAGACTGCTCCGATTCTCATGACCGGAGCAGCGTATTTCATGAGAAGTCTTCCCGATTCGATTTTCTCACAGTTCATGGCATTACCCTTTCACCTCTATACGATGGCAACGCAGTCCTCTGATCTCATAGCGACGAGACCGATCCAGTATGGCACGGCGCTCATCCTTCTCATGCTGGTCATCGGAATGAATCTCATTGCTATATTGCTGAGGAAAAAATACAGGCAAAAGTACAGGTGGTAA